In the genome of Hymenobacter taeanensis, one region contains:
- a CDS encoding T9SS type A sorting domain-containing protein, whose amino-acid sequence MGAFITALSAASFTAAWAEGSKNLTPGIGTRGTATGKNNYIGYLQHNDGGVTDPNSNSKYFLKEGAPADQRLYIRVKAGETLYYGVRRVRTNSGNPGRLRLQLKYSPTGTTETVVNTNYLEPLAPQPTAQEQPNLAAGPGVIATPEEAAAGPRYTGGPTAGYNPISYTNTTNADQDFWIEFMEVDGTGAVTATQNKAWYDLWDFTVRDATSEKTGRLYSKQWSFTAAGGTNELSTSFGLYPLIPNPNFGNNSFFVKRVSYAGIQPFGVILVANSQGTTVAGNFKAKRKSQVTNVGYPEYKLFVNNPDPTIYPTSPRPGNPTATTTCANGVTTFTLNVDQAGFGIVFIDGDSNGQYDRTQDRVLEKSTVVGNNTYEWDGKTDSGVNITQTTLTITFSSGVGPVNFPIWDCEQAPTTGISVQDVRPGNQGAQDYVFWNDSLLGPDFSTPYINPIGSNTVAASHRWGANKGDQRLVNSYAVGLLARGNAIQIAYNPATACASSPPVVLQTPLPVELVRFVATLQNGQVQVRWATASERYSAYFEVERSVDGRTFQPIGHVVAAGTSTTRLNYLFTDVEPAAGTAYYRLRQVDIDGKAQYSSVVTVASLLPGKSASAGMRLYPNPAVSEVNVSFSAPLSGPVTMRILDVTGRVLWQEQRMLPPAGTSLLQVPTAQLPEARLYLLQVQSSAGIMRQHFCKQ is encoded by the coding sequence GTGGGAGCCTTCATTACTGCCCTTAGCGCAGCAAGTTTCACTGCTGCCTGGGCTGAGGGCTCAAAGAACCTAACGCCTGGAATCGGTACCCGGGGTACGGCTACGGGCAAGAACAATTACATTGGCTACCTCCAACATAATGATGGCGGCGTAACCGACCCCAATTCCAACTCTAAGTACTTTCTGAAGGAGGGGGCCCCCGCAGACCAGCGTCTCTACATTCGAGTGAAGGCCGGCGAGACGCTGTACTACGGAGTGCGGCGCGTCCGGACGAACAGCGGCAACCCAGGGCGTTTGCGGCTGCAACTCAAATATTCACCCACAGGCACCACCGAGACGGTAGTGAATACCAACTATCTTGAGCCCCTTGCACCGCAGCCCACAGCGCAGGAGCAGCCTAATCTGGCGGCCGGACCGGGGGTTATTGCCACACCCGAAGAAGCGGCCGCTGGCCCCCGCTATACCGGCGGCCCAACTGCAGGCTACAACCCAATTAGCTATACCAACACCACCAATGCCGACCAGGATTTCTGGATTGAATTTATGGAGGTAGATGGTACGGGGGCAGTGACAGCTACCCAGAATAAGGCTTGGTACGACCTCTGGGATTTTACGGTACGTGATGCTACTAGTGAGAAAACGGGCCGGTTGTATTCAAAGCAATGGTCATTTACGGCGGCGGGCGGCACCAATGAGTTGTCTACCTCCTTTGGCTTGTATCCCCTGATTCCGAACCCTAACTTCGGCAACAACAGCTTCTTTGTAAAGCGGGTGAGCTACGCTGGTATTCAACCGTTTGGTGTAATTCTGGTGGCCAACAGCCAGGGCACTACTGTAGCCGGCAACTTCAAGGCCAAGCGCAAGAGCCAGGTAACCAACGTCGGTTATCCGGAGTACAAGCTCTTCGTCAACAACCCCGATCCGACAATCTATCCAACCTCTCCCCGGCCCGGTAATCCTACTGCTACAACTACTTGCGCCAATGGCGTCACTACGTTCACGCTTAATGTAGATCAGGCGGGTTTTGGGATAGTCTTCATCGATGGCGACTCTAACGGGCAGTATGATCGAACCCAGGATCGGGTGCTGGAAAAGTCTACGGTAGTTGGCAACAATACCTACGAGTGGGACGGCAAGACTGACTCAGGGGTTAACATAACGCAAACCACGCTAACCATAACCTTCTCCAGTGGGGTAGGTCCCGTTAACTTTCCTATATGGGATTGTGAGCAGGCTCCTACAACTGGTATTTCGGTGCAGGATGTGCGCCCCGGCAATCAAGGCGCTCAGGATTATGTCTTCTGGAACGACTCCCTGCTCGGGCCTGATTTTTCGACTCCTTACATCAACCCTATTGGGAGCAACACGGTAGCTGCCAGCCACCGCTGGGGTGCTAACAAGGGCGACCAGCGTTTGGTAAATTCTTATGCTGTAGGCCTGTTAGCACGAGGAAATGCTATCCAGATTGCGTACAACCCAGCCACGGCCTGCGCTAGTTCTCCGCCAGTAGTGCTGCAGACGCCGCTGCCCGTTGAGCTGGTTCGCTTTGTGGCTACGCTGCAAAATGGGCAGGTGCAGGTGCGCTGGGCCACAGCCTCTGAGCGCTACAGTGCGTATTTTGAAGTTGAGCGTAGCGTTGATGGCCGCACTTTTCAGCCAATAGGTCACGTGGTGGCTGCGGGTACCAGCACAACACGCTTGAATTACCTGTTTACCGACGTAGAGCCTGCCGCTGGCACTGCGTATTACCGCTTGCGCCAAGTGGATATAGATGGCAAAGCACAGTACAGCAGTGTGGTAACGGTGGCTAGCCTGTTACCTGGCAAAAGCGCTTCAGCAGGCATGCGGCTATATCCTAATCCTGCGGTTTCGGAAGTGAACGTAAGCTTCTCAGCACCTCTCAGTGGGCCCGTGACTATGCGCATACTGGATGTTACAGGCCGAGTGCTGTGGCAGGAGCAGCGAATGCTGCCACCAGCCGGTACTTCGCTACTGCAGGTGCCTACAGCGCAACTACCTGAGGCCCGGCTATATCTGCTGCAGGTGCAGTCCAGCGCTGGCATTATGCGACAACATTTCTGCAAGCAATAA
- a CDS encoding SixA phosphatase family protein, whose amino-acid sequence MKTLYLMRHAKSSWSFDDLTDKERPLNSRGRDDAPAMGQALAERDIRLDLVVASPAVRALSTAALVAKEVEYPPENIQVIDRIYEAEVTDLLDVVRQLPDGADSVLLVGHNNTLTEFANVLSPNPVPEMTTAAIACLKFTCDRWADVNRTNAELYFYDHPRHEN is encoded by the coding sequence ATGAAGACCTTATACCTGATGCGCCACGCTAAGTCAAGCTGGAGCTTTGATGACCTGACCGACAAAGAACGCCCACTTAACAGCCGCGGACGCGACGACGCCCCCGCCATGGGCCAGGCCTTGGCCGAGCGCGACATCCGGCTGGATCTGGTGGTGGCTTCCCCTGCCGTGCGGGCCCTAAGCACGGCTGCGCTGGTAGCCAAAGAAGTAGAGTACCCGCCCGAGAATATTCAGGTGATTGACCGGATTTACGAGGCTGAAGTAACGGACCTGCTGGATGTGGTGCGCCAGCTGCCCGACGGCGCCGACTCAGTGCTGCTGGTAGGCCACAACAACACGCTCACGGAGTTTGCCAATGTACTCTCTCCTAACCCGGTGCCGGAGATGACCACGGCCGCTATTGCTTGCCTCAAGTTTACCTGCGACCGTTGGGCCGATGTGAACCGCACAAATGCCGAGCTGTACTTCTACGACCACCCCCGCCACGAGAATTAA
- the ppk1 gene encoding polyphosphate kinase 1: MEETKQGRPQLLNRELSWLAFNRRVLQEAQTPEVPLLERIKFLAIFSSNLDEYFKVRVATLRRLVKLKKKTRAKLGEDPVEQLHDLLAEVGRQQQEFGDTFRNGILPELRNQHIHLISEHDLTEEQHQWVLQYFREHVQDLLSPIILDDNLHHLFLRDQSVYLTFFLAQPTEKKKKHDDERIVVMELPTKRHGSRFVQLPAQGEEKYVMFLDDVIRCGAAEMYAKYQKVQVHALKLSRDAELDIQEEVSGNMLAKIKSSLQKRETGYPARLLYDPAMPKQVLRAIMQKTGIGQEELVEGSRYHNFRDFFGFPDLGLSHLKYEAQPPLPHPTLPRTGKLLPAIAERDHLLHPPYQSFDYVTRLITEAAKDPQVSGISITLYRVSNKSEVAKALLKAAKNGKQVTVVVELKARFDEESNMFWAEKLQKAGANVIYGIPELKVHSKLLLITRGEEDQNKLYAYLSTGNFNEVTSQIYADHGLFTANPEITHEVAEVFRYFHDRQDKTGVFKHLLVAPFELREKLVALIDHEISLAKKGKEAYIILKLNALQDERMILKLYEASQAGVRIELLVRGISCVIPDLAGQSENISQRGLVDRYLEHARVYVFGNGGQERVYVASSDWMARNLDRRVEVAFPILQDDLRAEVRHLLDLQRQDNVKSRDCHNNFIGRDEAEAGKIRAQQETYQYLKKLSQKKRK, from the coding sequence ATGGAAGAAACCAAACAAGGGCGCCCTCAGCTACTAAACCGCGAACTGAGCTGGCTGGCCTTTAACCGCCGCGTACTGCAGGAAGCCCAGACGCCGGAGGTGCCGCTGCTGGAGCGCATTAAGTTTCTGGCCATCTTTTCCAGCAACCTCGATGAGTACTTCAAAGTGCGCGTGGCTACCCTCCGCCGCCTGGTGAAGCTGAAAAAGAAAACCCGCGCCAAGCTGGGCGAAGACCCCGTGGAGCAGCTCCATGATTTGCTGGCCGAAGTGGGAAGGCAGCAGCAGGAGTTTGGCGATACGTTCCGCAACGGTATTTTACCGGAGCTGCGCAACCAGCACATTCACCTGATATCCGAGCACGACCTGACGGAGGAGCAGCACCAGTGGGTGCTGCAGTACTTCCGGGAGCACGTGCAGGATTTGCTGTCGCCCATTATCCTCGACGATAACCTGCATCACTTGTTTCTGCGCGACCAGAGCGTGTACCTCACCTTTTTCCTGGCTCAACCCACTGAGAAAAAGAAGAAGCACGATGATGAGCGCATTGTTGTAATGGAGCTGCCTACCAAGCGCCACGGCAGCCGGTTTGTGCAGCTCCCGGCCCAGGGCGAGGAGAAGTACGTGATGTTCCTGGATGACGTAATCCGGTGCGGTGCGGCTGAGATGTATGCCAAGTACCAGAAGGTGCAGGTGCACGCCCTAAAACTCTCCCGCGACGCCGAGCTGGACATTCAGGAAGAGGTATCGGGCAATATGCTGGCCAAGATCAAGAGCAGCCTGCAGAAGCGCGAAACGGGCTACCCTGCTCGCTTGCTTTATGACCCCGCCATGCCCAAGCAGGTGCTGCGGGCCATTATGCAAAAAACAGGCATCGGGCAGGAAGAGCTGGTAGAGGGCAGCCGCTACCATAACTTCCGCGACTTCTTCGGTTTTCCTGATCTAGGCCTCTCCCACCTTAAGTACGAGGCCCAGCCCCCACTGCCCCACCCCACGCTGCCCCGCACGGGCAAGCTGCTGCCCGCCATTGCCGAGCGCGACCACCTGCTGCACCCGCCCTACCAGTCATTTGATTACGTGACGCGGCTGATTACGGAAGCGGCCAAAGACCCGCAGGTTAGCGGCATTAGCATTACGCTCTACCGCGTTTCCAATAAGAGCGAGGTAGCCAAAGCCCTGCTGAAAGCCGCCAAAAACGGCAAGCAGGTAACGGTGGTAGTGGAGCTAAAAGCCCGGTTTGATGAAGAGTCAAACATGTTCTGGGCCGAGAAGCTGCAGAAAGCGGGCGCTAACGTCATCTATGGGATTCCGGAGCTGAAAGTACACAGCAAGCTGCTGCTGATTACCCGCGGCGAGGAAGACCAAAACAAGCTCTACGCTTATCTCAGCACAGGCAACTTCAACGAGGTAACCAGCCAGATCTACGCCGACCACGGCCTGTTTACGGCCAACCCCGAGATAACCCATGAGGTAGCCGAGGTTTTCCGCTATTTCCATGACCGCCAGGATAAAACCGGCGTATTCAAGCACCTCTTGGTGGCCCCGTTTGAGTTGCGCGAAAAGCTGGTGGCCCTCATCGACCATGAAATTTCCCTGGCCAAAAAGGGCAAAGAGGCCTACATCATCTTGAAGCTCAATGCCCTGCAAGATGAGCGCATGATTTTGAAACTCTACGAAGCCAGCCAGGCCGGCGTACGCATTGAGTTGCTGGTACGCGGTATCTCGTGCGTAATTCCGGATCTGGCGGGCCAGAGCGAGAACATCAGTCAGCGGGGGCTGGTAGACCGCTACCTGGAGCACGCCCGCGTGTACGTATTTGGCAATGGCGGCCAGGAGAGAGTGTACGTGGCTTCCTCTGACTGGATGGCCCGCAACCTTGACCGCCGCGTGGAAGTGGCCTTCCCTATTCTGCAGGATGACCTGCGAGCAGAGGTGCGCCACCTCCTAGACCTGCAGCGCCAGGATAACGTGAAATCTAGAGACTGCCACAACAATTTTATTGGCCGTGATGAGGCAGAAGCCGGAAAGATCAGGGCCCAGCAAGAGACTTACCAGTACCTGAAGAAGCTCAGCCAAAAGAAGCGCAAATAG
- a CDS encoding DUF6268 family outer membrane beta-barrel protein: MTNFSTLFARYACPLTIATVLLGGAVTAQAQITPTTPPVYPPPAPLASDTAAADQVGQDREFAVPSVIGMGPSKGVVAHIESLSDFKINSTINDRDPAQKASTTVTKNRRAFIKGYIPVWNHPHLKVVIGLNYDREEFQFKEPNNSTYYRNLEDKGLKVIGTQLAVIRPIDETHWYLARIKGELNGDYTSSELDIPDYLKMSGEFIYGWKRSPTFAWGIGAQLGYTFGRQSMYPVVLYNRTFNPHWGVEALFPARVTFRYNASPKTLFFGGYTVDGLNYNIKLREPLMNGLQTLIVRETEVKFRLRMEREIYDFLWFGLEGGYRYNYSFNAFDKDGNKGTLFSLGGGTRPKVIENTLGGAPYASLEVFLVPPRKFLRKTAGGR, from the coding sequence ATGACCAACTTCTCGACGCTGTTTGCCCGGTATGCATGTCCGCTGACCATTGCTACCGTTCTGTTAGGAGGGGCTGTAACGGCTCAGGCCCAGATTACGCCCACCACGCCGCCCGTGTACCCGCCTCCCGCCCCCCTGGCCAGCGACACGGCCGCCGCCGACCAGGTAGGCCAGGACCGGGAGTTTGCCGTACCCAGCGTAATCGGGATGGGGCCCAGCAAAGGCGTGGTAGCCCATATTGAGAGCCTCTCTGATTTCAAGATTAACTCCACTATCAACGACCGGGATCCGGCCCAGAAGGCTTCTACCACTGTTACTAAAAACCGCCGGGCCTTTATCAAGGGCTATATCCCCGTCTGGAATCATCCGCACCTGAAAGTGGTGATAGGCCTCAATTATGACCGGGAGGAGTTTCAATTCAAGGAGCCCAACAACTCTACCTACTACCGCAACCTGGAGGACAAAGGGCTGAAAGTAATTGGCACGCAGCTGGCCGTGATCAGGCCCATTGATGAAACGCACTGGTACCTGGCCCGCATTAAGGGCGAGTTGAACGGCGACTATACCTCCTCAGAGCTTGACATTCCGGACTACCTGAAGATGTCGGGGGAGTTTATTTATGGTTGGAAGCGCAGCCCCACCTTTGCCTGGGGTATTGGTGCCCAGTTAGGCTACACCTTTGGGCGCCAGAGCATGTACCCGGTAGTGCTGTATAACCGCACCTTCAACCCGCATTGGGGCGTAGAGGCGCTGTTTCCGGCCCGGGTTACCTTCCGGTATAATGCTTCTCCCAAAACGCTGTTTTTTGGGGGCTACACCGTTGATGGTCTTAACTACAATATTAAGCTGCGCGAGCCGCTGATGAATGGCCTGCAAACTCTGATTGTGCGCGAAACCGAGGTGAAATTCCGGCTGCGCATGGAGCGGGAAATCTATGACTTCCTCTGGTTTGGCCTGGAGGGCGGCTACCGCTACAACTACTCATTTAATGCCTTCGATAAAGACGGCAACAAAGGCACGCTGTTTAGCCTGGGCGGCGGCACCCGCCCCAAGGTGATTGAAAACACTCTTGGCGGAGCACCCTATGCCAGCCTAGAGGTGTTCTTAGTACCCCCGCGCAAGTTCCTGCGCAAAACGGCCGGAGGCCGCTAG